In the genome of Candidatus Limnocylindria bacterium, the window GGCCGGTGGATGGACCGTGACCATGCTCGCCTGGCCAGAGACGTCGACCTGCTGGCCACGCCGCGTCGCGGCGCGCGCCGCGAGCGCGAAGAGCGCGCCCATGGCCGCGTACATGCCGCTCCAGAACGGCGACTGCGCCAGCGTCGTGCGGACCGGCGCGCGGTCCGGCTCGCCGGCGAGCGCGAGCGCGCCGCTCGACGCCGTGACTTCGAGATCCGATGCGGGCACGCCCGCGAGCGGACCCGCGAGGCCGTACGGCGTGACGGACACCGTGATGAGCGACGGCGACCACGACGTGGCGGTCGCCTGGTCGACGACCTCGCGCGACTGCACCAGCACATCCGCGGACGAGAGCAGCACGCGGAGGCGATCGCGATCGCGCGGGAGGCCCAGCCGCACGCCGCGCTTGTTCGCGTTGAGCGCGATCCACAGGAGCCCGCTGTCGGGTCCGGCGCGGTCGTGCAGGAACGGCGGCACTGCGCGAACCGGATCGCCGCCCGGTGGCTCGACCTTGATGACGTCCGCGCCGAGGTCGGCGAGGATGCGCGCCGCGTGCGCGACGGCGGACGCGGCCCAGACGTCGTCGCCCGCGATCTCGATGACGCGCAGGCCGTCGAGCAGGTCGATCACGACG includes:
- a CDS encoding CoA transferase, which produces MIDLLDGLRVIEIAGDDVWAASAVAHAARILADLGADVIKVEPPGGDPVRAVPPFLHDRAGPDSGLLWIALNANKRGVRLGLPRDRDRLRVLLSSADVLVQSREVVDQATATSWSPSLITVSVTPYGLAGPLAGVPASDLEVTASSGALALAGEPDRAPVRTTLAQSPFWSGMYAAMGALFALAARAATRRGQQVDVSGQASMVTVHPPAAVHWDVAKEEHRRLGAFLIGRSRVGARFRNIWDCADGHVSFAIQGGPIGRHTGRMLASWMDARGFQAPRFTAIDWDAFDNRTLTQEQVDALEAEVGAFFRTLTKREFFAGVIERNMLGYPVADASDVYADAQLGAREFWQETRIDGTTLPFPGGFALFDGERPRVRRGPPRLGEHDPEVLPSAARVGRGAVTA